Proteins found in one Oncorhynchus gorbuscha isolate QuinsamMale2020 ecotype Even-year linkage group LG15, OgorEven_v1.0, whole genome shotgun sequence genomic segment:
- the LOC123996805 gene encoding nucleoprotein TPR-like isoform X9 encodes MATVLLQALERAEIAKLPKAVQNKLEKLFSDLQYEIDSLKSHQEQFRVDSEQQFFEKVQRLEQSQEQFVTQTEQHHKLREEFTKIDEELKSVLEKNKEYEINQEKLTSEQAQLCKAKNELEAEKRELVRTLERRSQEVAYLSEDLQRLNDKVAEVNASKMGLQLKLDELESSEVNIKYREKRMEQEKELLRGQTAWLNAELKAKSEELLALSRQKGNQILELKCSLENKEDELNRVQDQVTSLKTSNEGLQKQAEDIINKLKEDKEQQASMEEKFRNELNANIKLSNLYKGAAADSESKSEELSGAVEELHKLLKDAGEANKALEVRLQEMDDCRDNEAAALKERIINLEKELENANELLSDTKLRGSAGAASVLSEETITTMSPTAVAVAKIVKPGMKLTELYTAYVETQEALQLERVENKRVNKYLDDIVQEVEAKGPILKRQRDEHERMQKSVASLSSKLEQAVKEVHRLQKVTDEANKRSSVLERDNQRSDVQLADMGQQIRVLLIELEEARGNHVAHDEEVSSADISSTSEVITQHLVTFRGVEELQQQNQRLLVALRELSEAQEREEEETTGTKCSELERSLEKAQAELEALREQRSHQMQLAESIVRQRDMYRVLLAQATGVSFPQQGAAAAEEFSSTPRRSPAATPTTPTGIITMATESTEVVEAKAALRQLQEVFSSYKRERSESDKALMEQSEKLQKQVSDQRFQNAKISTQLEFTSKRYEMLQDNVKGYRKEIASLMEKGQKMAAAAQKCEQTVHTMTQDLRVVQEKLNMAEGRAESLRKEREMLKLVESRLTQEKETMQTQQRGQNMLLTNLKTIEATLERSETDTRQRLNTQIEKQEREIGQLQKRLEHEVEQRHLLSRNQDLQLMDTKRQLEAQTALLQKTRDQLSAAQLEVSSLRLQQGSGEGGRLSLSSPPTPMGIRGFQVSEGDSEDLHGRLKQAETRAEELTEQLRTATSSMELYRAMAQSLEESLDKEMQVTEQARSAIEERVKEAQEQHRQLEKKLLEAEKEKQGLQEEKMKALASVEQQVAVLRRSLSSVQADHQEALQMAAVAAAQEQQAMLDSQEQAKLASEAQDKYEREMMLHAADVESLQAAKAQALQAAMLRQQLEERAQRASAQLLEARVSWEEQERILKEEMSKVVFRSEELQRQNSLLHEQIQTMSCKMAATLQRQANESPLNISLTEEGKSQDQVLEILRFVRREKEIAESRFEVAQGESLRHRLRVEHLERELRELQESLSAERERMQVTAKTLAKHDELMKKTETMSVLMETNKMLREEKERMEQELQQTQAKVRKLESDIMPMQESNAELSEKSGMLQAEKRILEEDIKRWKARTQHLVSQQKDTDPEEYKRLHSEKEAHLKRIQQLTEETGRLKAEVARSGGSVTSLQSQVQMLREGLGKVSSDRDARRRSMEAMNLDIQEKFRTITQVKKIGRRYKTQYEELKVEHDKMVFEAASTPAQEQEAQQASAQELQGLKDSLGQAETRTKDLEGQLDNLNKVVGEREAEVRGSQEQASRLQTELTRLRQELQEKASQEDTLRQQMAEKEEKTRKAFVGAKQRINQLMGSKDQLQKENEELKQQREELEVRVSALKSQYEGRLSRQERELRDLREQQERHGEQRDEPLEQGPSKAQEQQRTTEQRGPLKTTQATDRGSTSTSEPPTANIKPTPLGAQGPSKPPAIPGNKPTPRASIRPMITPATVPTPTPTATVMPTTQVENQEAMQSSEGPPEHVTVYGSASGSVRSTSPNVQTTNPMLVVQQTQTQTTAFVQPTQQQSLPHTEPANQEQPPAPVMEAAPSSQMERPSTSTAVFGTVSATPGTSSMSKRPREEEQDSSMVADTDTPQEDPSEPPIPKKLRIIQRVDPEEPEAQEEVLAEGSAEGLVPGEGQEAPETSQQVEEEYPVLEEAEEGAASQSVPVEMLLSETAFISFSYDANEEPPQHDVIVIVTDSESEDEQQEEVEEDEEEEPDYDEEEEEDDDEEEEEEDEDDGGMGDEGEESNEGSRDGNEAYEGDDTEGPDGTDPGTETEESLGASDSTQRPADSQTHSFEGSSSMEAFSSDPTSSAPRMHQSPRRAPHPLPPRLNITQERGPPAQRPMRRQSVGRVPQLTPGMASGGHFFADDDRMVPSTPTLVPPHRSDSFAEAIHSPQVAGVPRFRFGTPEDLMPQTTTSHSDLGHLASQGGLGMYDSPLFLPGNEDESGGLSVPTTPLQVAAPVSIFAEVPPSDGTEHTSQSVSMVTTSTPVLVVAEGPSPGDERDDVFMAPGGDLVEVSLEPVMSRAGEIEEPTQVSDDCGLPSTSQELSSSSADTSRTQPKPSRPGHSRQLQRWTENRMRRGTLPSRGVTGTGRRFAR; translated from the exons atggCTACAGTGCTACTTCAAGCGTTGGAGCGCGCTGAGATAGCGAAGCTACCAAAAGCTGTTCAAAATAAACTAGAAAAGTTATTTTCTGATCTGCAATATGAAATAGATTCCCTCAAGTCACACCAGGAGCAATTTAGAGTCGATAGCG AACAACAGTTCTTTGAGAAAGTGCAACGTCTTGAACAGAGTCAGGAACAGTTTGTGACCCAGACTGAACAGCACCACAAACTCCGAGAGGAGTTCACCAAGATCG ATGAAGAACTCAAGAGTGTACTAGAAAAGAATAAAGAGTATGAAATCAACCAAGAGAAGTTGACATCTGAACAG GCCCAGCTCTGTAAAGCCAAAAATGAACTGGAGGCAGAGAAGCGGGAGCTTGTGCGTACATTGGAGAGGAGATCCCAGGAAGTGGCCTATCTGAGTG aGGACCTGCAGCGCCTCAATGACAAAGTGGCGGAAGTCAATGCCTCAAAGATGGGGCTGCAGCTCAAGTTGGATGAGCTTGAATCCTCAGAGGTCAACATCAAG TACCGTGAGAAGCGTATGGAGCAGGAAAAGGAGCTGTTGCGAGGCCAGACTGCCTGGCTGAACGCAGAGCTCAAGGCTAAAAGTGAGGAGCTGCTGGCTCTTTCACGCCAGAAGGGCAACCAGATCCTGGAGCTGAAGTGCAGCTTGGAGAACAAAGAGGATGAG ttgaaCAGAGTCCAGGACCAAGTGACCAGTTTGAAGACTTCAAATGAAGGCCTTCAGAAGCAGGCTGAAGACATAATCAACAAACTGAAAGAGGATAAGGAGCAGCAGGCTAGCATGGAGGAGAAGTTTAGAAACGAGCTGAATGCCAACATCAAGCTCTCCAACTTGTACAAG GGAGCTGCTGCAGACTCTGAGTCCAAGAGTGAGGAATTGAGTGGGGCTGTAGAGGAGCTGCACAAGCTGCTGAAAGATGCtggagagg cGAACAAGGCCCTAGAGGTGAGGTTGCAGGAGATGGATGACTGTCGGGACAATGAGGCTGCTGCGCTGAAGGAGAGGATCATCAATTTGGAAAAAGAACTGGAGAACGCCAACGAACTGCTGTCCGACACCAAGCTCAGAG GCTCTGCTGGTGCAGCCTCAGTGCTGTCAGAGGAAACGATTACCACCATGTCCCCGACCGCAGTCGCCGTTGCCAAGATCGTCAAACCTGGCATGAAGCTGACTGAG TTGTACACAGCGTATGTGGAGACCCAGGAGGCACTGCAACTGGAGCGTGTGGAGAACAAGCGGGTGAATAAGTACTTGGATGACATAGTGCAGGAGGTGGAGGCTAAGGGTCCCATCCTCAAACGCCAGAGGGATGAGCATGAGCGTATGCAGAAATCTGTGGCCAGCCTTTCATCCAAGCTGGAACAGGCAGTTAAG GAGGTTCACCGTCTGCAGAAGGTGACTGACGAGGCCAACAAGCGCTCTTCTGTCCTggagagagacaaccagaggtCTGATGTGCAGCTTGCAGACATGGGGCAGCAG atcCGTGTCCTACTCATTGAGTTGGAGGAGGCGCGTGGTAACCATGTAGCCCATGACGAGGAGGTGAGCTCTGCTGACATCAGCAGCACGTCAGAGGTCATCACGCAGCACCTGGTGACGTTTCGTGGGGTGGAGGAGCTCCAGCAGCAGAACCAGCGCCTCCTGGTGGCCCTCCGAGAGCTCAGCGAGgcacaggagagggaggaggaagagaccaCTGGCACCAA gtgcagtGAGCTGGAGCGCAGTCTGGAGAAGGcccaggcagagctggaggcTCTGCGAGAGCAGCGGAGCCACCAGATGCAGCTGGCTGAGTCCATCGTTAGGCAGAGAGATATGTACAGAGTGCTGCTGGCCCAGGCCACCGgagtcagcttccctcagcaAG GTGCAGCAGCTGCTGAGGAGTTCTCTAGCACCCCCCGCCGCTCCCCTGCCGCCACCCCCACCACACCCACTGGAATCATTACTATGGCAACCGAGTCAACCGAGGTGGTAGAGGCCAAGGCAGCCCTCCGACAG TTGCAGGAAGTGTTCTCTTCCTATAAGAGGGAGAGGTCTGAGAGTGACAAGGCCCTGATGGAGCAGAGTGAGAAGCTACAGAAGCAGGTGTCTGACCAGAGATTCCAGAATGCCAAGATATCCACCCAGCTGGAGTTTACTTCCAAGAG GTATGAGATGCTTCAGGATAATGTTAAGGGCTACAGGAAGGAGATTGCCTCTCTGATGGAGAAGGGACAGAAGATGGCTGCTGCAGCCCAGAAGTGTGagcagactgttcacaccatgacCCAGGACCTGAGGGTTGTCCAGGAGAAACTAAACATGGCAGAG GGTCGTGCTGAGAGcctcaggaaggagagagagatgctgaagCTAGTGGAGTCCAGACTGACCCAGGAGAAGGAGACCATGCAGACCCAACAACGAGGACAGAACATGCTGCTCACCAATCTCAAGACCATAGAG GCCACGTTGGAGCGCTCCGAGACAGACACCAGGCAGCGTCTGAACACCCAGATAGAGAAGCAGGAGAGGGAGATCGGCCAGCTGCAGAAGAGACTGGAGCACGAGGTGGAGCAACGCCACCTGCTGAGCAGAAACCAAGAT TTGCAGCTGATGGATACCAAGAGGCAGCTGGAGGCCCAGACGGCCCTGCTCCAGAAGACCAGGGATCAGCTGAGTGCTGCCCAGCTGGAGGTGAGCTCTCTCAGGCTGCagcagggcagtggagagggtggTCGTCTGTCCCTGAGCTCCCCGCCCACTCCCATGGGCATCAGAG GTTTCCAGGTTTCAGAAGGGGACTCTGAGGATCTGCATGGCCGCCTGAAGCAGGCAGAAACACGGGCAGAGGAGCTGACAGAGCAGCTGAGGACAGCCACCTCCAGCATGGAGCTGTACAGAGCCATGGCCCAGAGCCTAGAGGAGTCCCTGGACAAGGAGATGCAG GTGACAGAGCAGGCTCGGTCTGCCATTGAGGAGCGTGTGAAGGAAGCCCAGGAGCAGCACCGTCAGTTGGAGAAAAAGCTCctggaggcagagaaggagaagCAGGGCCtgcaggaggagaagatgaaaGCCCTGGCCTCCGTGGAGCAGCAG GTGGCTGTGCTGAGGAGGAGTCTGAGCAGTGTGCAGGCGGACCACCAGGAGGCTCTACAGATGGCGGCGGTGGCAGCAGCCCAGGAACAGCAGGCCATGCTGGACAGCCAGGAGCAG GCCAAGCTGGCGTCAGAGGCACAAGATAAGTATGAGCGTGAGATGATGCTCCACGCTGCAGACGTGGAGTCCCTCCAGGCAGCCAAGGCCCAGGCCCTGCAGGCAGCCATGCTCAGACAGCAGCTGGAGGAGAGGGCCCAGAGAGCCTCTGCTCAGCTACTGGAGGCCAGAGTCTCctgggaggaacaggagaggatcCTCAAG GAGGAGATGTCTAAGGTGGTGTTTCGTTCTGAAGAGCTGCAGAGGCAGAACAGCCTCCTCCATGAACAGATTCAGACCATGAGCTGCAAGATGGCCGCCACCCTGCAGCGCCAGGCCAATGAGAGCCCTCTGAACATCTCCCTCACGGAGGAAGGCAAGTCTCAGGACCAGGTCCTTGAGATACTCAG GTTTGTGCGCCGAGAGAAGGAGATAGCGGAGTCTCGATTCGAGGTGGCCCAAGGAGAGAGTCTTCGCCATAGGCTGAGAGTagagcacctggagagagagctgagagaactaCAGGAGAGCCTTAGTGCTGAGAGAGAGCGAATGCAG GTGACAGCTAAGACCCTGGCTAAGCATGATGAGCTGATGAAGAAGACTGAGACCATGAGTGTCCTGATGGAGACCAACAAGATgctgagggaggagaaggagaggatggagcAGGAGCTCCAGCAGACACAGGCTAAA GTGCGTAAGCTGGAGTCGGACATAATGCCCATGCAGGAGTCCAACGCTGAACTGAGTGAGAAGAGCGGCATGCTGCAAGCAGAGAAGAGGATTCTGGAAGAGGACATCAAACGCTGGAAGGCCAGAACACAG CACCTGGTGAGCCAGCAGAAGGACACAGACCCAGAGGAGTACAAGCGTCTCCACTCTGAGAAGGAGGCTCACCTCAAACGCATCCAGCAGCTCACTGAGGAGACGGGCAGACTCAAGGCTGAGGTGGCCAG GAGTGGCGGCTCGGTGACGTCCCTCCAGAGCCAGGTGCAGATGCTGCGTGAGGGTCTGGGGAAGGTAAGCTCTGACAGGGATGCTCGGAGGAGGAGTATGGAGGCCATGAACCTGGACATCCAGGAGAAGTTCCGCACCATCACTCAGGTCAAGAAGATCGGACGCCGCTACAAGACACAGTATGAGGAGCTCAAGGTGGAGCACGACAAG ATGGTGTTTGAGGCAGCGTCCACCCCAGCCCAGGAGCAGGAGGCCCAGCAGGCCTCAGCCCAGGAGCTCCAGGGTCTGAAGGACTCCCTGGGACAGGCTGAGACCCGGACCAAAGACCTGGAGGGACAGCTGGACAACCTCAACAAG GTGGTGGGTGAGCGTGAGGCGGAGGTGCGCGGGTCACAGGAGCAGGCCTCCAGGCTGCAGACAGAGCTGACCAGGCTGAGACAGGAGCTGCAGGAGAAGGCCTCCCAGGAGGACACCCTCAGACAGCAGATGgctgagaaggaggagaagaccaGGAAGGCCTTTGTCGGGGCCAAGCAGAGGATCAACCAGCTTATGG GCTCCAAGGACCAGCTGCAGAAGGAAAATGAGGAgctgaaacagcagagggaggagctgGAGGTCAGAGTCAGTGCTCTGAAGTCCCAATACGAGGGCCGTCTGAGCCGCCAGGAGAGGGAGCTGCGGGACCTgagggaacagcaggagagaCACGGAGAGCAGAGGGATGAGCCTCTTGAACAGGGTCCCAGCAag GCTCAGGAACAGCAGAGGACCACAGAGCAGCGAGGACCACTGAAGACCACCCAAGCTACAGACCGGGGCAG CACCAGTACCTCTGAGCCCCCTACTGCCAACATCAAGCCTACCCCTCTGGGTGCTCAAGGCCCCAGCAAGCCCCCTGCCATCCCTGGGAACAAGCCCACCCCCCGGGCAAGCATCAGGCCCATGATCACCCCTGCCACTGTGCCCACCCCCACCCCTACTGCCACCGTCATGCCAACCACACAGgtggagaaccaggaag CCATGCAGTCATCCGAGGGCCCGCCTGAGCATGTGACTGTTTACGGCAGTGCCAGCGGTTCAGTACGGTCAACCAGCCCCAACGTTCAGACCACCAACCCAATGCTGGTGGTCCagcagacccagacccagaccacaGCCTTCGTCCAGCCAACACAGCAACAGAGCCTGCCCCACACTGAACCAGCCAATCAGGAGCAGCCCCCGGCCCCAGTAATGGAAGCGGCACCCAGTTCGCAAATGGAGAGGCCGTCGACGTCAACAGCCGTGTTTGGGACAG TTTCAGCCACCCCAGGAACATCTTCCATGTCCAAGAGACCTCGTGAGGAGGAGCAGGACAGCTCTATGGTGGCTGACACAGACACGCCCCAGGAGGACCCCTCTGAACCCCCCATCCCCAAGAAGCTACGCATCATCCAGAGAGTCGACCCAGAGGAGCCAGAGGCCCAAGAGGAGGTGCTGGCTGAGGGCAGTGCAGAGGGACTGGTGCCTGGCGAGGGCCAGGAAGCCCCAGAGACCAGCCAG caggtggaggaggagtaCCCAGTACTAGAGGAGGCTGAAGAGGGTGCAGCGTCTCAGTCTGTCCCCGTAGAGATGCTCCTGTCCGAGACCGCATTCATCTCATTTTCATACGACGCCAACGAAGAACCCCCCCAGCACGATGTCATCGTCATAGTGACCGACTCTGAAAGCGAGgacgagcagcaggaggaggtggaggaggatgaggaagaggaaccG GActatgatgaggaggaggaggaggatgacgacgaggaggaggaggaggaggatgaagatgatggagggatgggggatgagggggaagagagcaATGAAGGGAGCAGAGATGGCAATGAGGCATATGAAGGCGACGACACAGAG ggtCCTGATGGGACAGACCCAGGCACGGAGACGGAGGAGAGTCTAGGAGCATCTGACTCCACCCAGCGCCCGGCTGACTCCCAGACACACAGCT TCGAGGGCAGCAGCAGTATGGAAGCCTTCTCAAGTGACCCAACCAGCTCTGCTCCCAGAATGCACCAGTCTCCACGGAGAGCACCCCATCCTCTGCCCCCCCGCCTCAACATCACCCAGGAACGGGGACCCCCTGCTCAG CGCCCCATGCGTCGCCAGTCGGTAGGCAGAGTCCCTCAGCTCACCCCTGGGATGGCCAGCGGTGGA CACTTTTTTGCCGATGATGACAGGATGGTTCCCAGTACTCCTACTCTGGTGCCGCCACACCGCTCTGACAGCTTTGCAGAAGCTATCca TTCTCCCCAGGTGGCTGGTGTACCCCGGTTCAGGTTCGGCACCCCAGAGGACCTGATGCCCCAGACCACCACCTCCCACTCTGACCTGGGACATCTGGCATCACAAGGAG GTCTTGGGATGTATGATAGTCCTTTGTTCCTGCCTGGTAATGAGGATGAGTCTGGGGGCCTCAGTGTTCCCACCACACCCCTGCAGGTGGCTGCCCCAg tGTCCATATTTGCAGAGGTCCCGCCATCTGACGGCACGGAACACACCTCTCAGTCTGTTTCCATGGTAACCACCTCAACCCCAGTCTTGGTGGTGGCCGAAGGACCTAGTCCTGGGGACGAG